In the genome of Actinomadura graeca, one region contains:
- the rpsR gene encoding 30S ribosomal protein S18, with product MAKPPPRKPKKKVCVFCQEKISYVDYKDTGLLRKFISDRGKIRARRVTGNCTQHQRDVATAIKNAREMALLPYTSTAR from the coding sequence ATGGCGAAGCCACCTCCTCGCAAGCCGAAGAAGAAGGTTTGCGTTTTCTGCCAGGAGAAGATCTCCTACGTCGACTACAAGGACACCGGTCTGCTGCGGAAGTTCATCTCCGACCGCGGCAAGATCCGTGCCCGGCGGGTGACCGGCAACTGCACCCAGCACCAGCGGGACGTCGCCACGGCGATCAAGAACGCCCGTGAGATGGCGCTGCTGCCGTACACCAGCACCGCGCGCTGA
- a CDS encoding MarR family winged helix-turn-helix transcriptional regulator produces the protein MGKAEEQMGVVTALVRSSFLVDAEYARSARDHGLTEQQGQLLCVLMSQPYGMGELGAVLGLAKSSLTGLVDRCARNGLVHREPDPRDGRAARVALTARGAAVAEEFYAGTHRRIERLTSGLTEDERRTLAGLLGRVVLDNEVPIVFKEMDEGAAAPG, from the coding sequence GTGGGGAAGGCCGAGGAGCAGATGGGGGTCGTCACCGCGCTGGTGCGCTCCTCCTTTCTGGTGGACGCGGAGTACGCCCGGTCCGCCCGGGACCACGGGCTGACGGAGCAGCAGGGGCAGTTGCTGTGCGTGCTGATGTCGCAGCCTTACGGGATGGGCGAGCTGGGCGCGGTGCTGGGGCTGGCGAAGTCGAGCCTCACCGGCCTGGTCGACCGGTGCGCCCGCAACGGCCTGGTGCACCGCGAACCCGACCCACGGGACGGGCGGGCGGCGCGCGTCGCGCTCACCGCCCGGGGGGCCGCCGTCGCCGAGGAGTTCTACGCCGGGACCCACCGCCGCATCGAACGCCTGACCTCGGGTCTCACCGAGGACGAGCGCCGCACGCTCGCGGGGCTGCTCGGCCGGGTGGTGCTCGACAACGAGGTCCCGATCGTCTTCAAGGAGATGGACGAGGGGGCCGCCGCGCCCGGGTGA
- the rpsF gene encoding 30S ribosomal protein S6, which produces MRRYELMAILDPAIDERTANTALDPFLKVVKDGGGSVEKVDVWGRRRLAYDIQKKSEGIYAVVDLSAEPATVKELDRQLNLSESILRTKVIRPEVH; this is translated from the coding sequence ATGCGTCGTTACGAACTTATGGCGATCCTCGACCCCGCCATCGACGAGCGCACCGCGAACACGGCCCTCGACCCGTTCCTGAAGGTCGTCAAGGACGGCGGCGGCAGCGTGGAGAAGGTCGACGTCTGGGGCCGCCGGCGCCTGGCGTACGACATCCAGAAGAAGTCCGAAGGCATCTACGCGGTGGTCGACCTGTCGGCTGAGCCTGCCACGGTCAAGGAGCTCGACCGTCAGCTCAACCTGAGCGAGTCGATCCTCCGCACCAAGGTCATCCGTCCCGAGGTCCACTGA
- a CDS encoding GNAT family N-acetyltransferase yields the protein MSPRNAVLLSGHGLVLREWGDDDLEALVELFDDPDIAYWTPLVTPFDVAAARTYIARAREGRVRDERLHLAITTDGRRPLGEVMLNKVYGTIGYGVGAAHRGQGLASRAVLLMTEYALGAGGLARVSLEIEPGNAASVAVARAAGYRLTDVAPVVVEDKGRRVALLTWTHGPPDDDPAR from the coding sequence ATGAGTCCGCGGAACGCCGTCCTACTCAGCGGGCACGGCCTCGTCCTGCGCGAGTGGGGCGACGACGACCTGGAAGCGCTGGTGGAGTTGTTCGACGACCCCGACATCGCCTACTGGACTCCGCTCGTCACGCCGTTCGACGTGGCGGCCGCCCGGACCTACATCGCCCGCGCCCGCGAGGGACGGGTGCGGGACGAGCGGCTTCACCTCGCCATCACGACGGACGGCCGCCGGCCGCTCGGTGAGGTCATGCTCAACAAGGTCTACGGGACGATCGGGTACGGGGTCGGCGCCGCGCACCGCGGCCAGGGGCTCGCGTCAAGGGCCGTCCTCCTGATGACCGAGTACGCCCTCGGGGCGGGCGGACTGGCCAGGGTGAGCCTGGAGATCGAGCCGGGCAACGCCGCCAGCGTCGCGGTCGCGCGCGCCGCCGGGTACCGCCTGACCGATGTCGCGCCCGTGGTCGTCGAGGACAAGGGCCGTCGCGTGGCCCTTCTCACCTGGACTCACGGCCCACCGGATGACGACCCCGCGCGGTGA
- a CDS encoding glycosyltransferase family 87 protein yields the protein MGWLQKQPCASTRFDFIKTTTRACYTDVYPLYYVRGLSDGKVPYFDTFNAAGSDIHHVEYPVLSGGFMQIAALLVRPFGVDERGMAFYNVTVFLLALLAVVAVLATAYVAGRRSLRVGLMVALSPALLLTAYINWDLLAVALSALSLAAWSARRPALAGAMLGLAIAAKFYPLLFLGPLVLLCVRAGQWRAMGRMLAGTAGAWLLVNLPVMLFAWDGWKEFYTFSQKRGIDWGSIFFFLQDHGMTGLDDTDRLNMLGTGTFLVLAAGIAVLTLTAPRRPRLPQLLFLVIVAFMLPNKVWSPQYVLWLLPLAVLARPKLPAFLLWQLGEIVYFFGIWWYLLSVSSQTPGAGLGDTLSAVLSLDAPDGGISHDVYGVALLARFSTVLLLAMLVVWDILRPSSDLVRSDGVDDPAGGVLEDADDVFSLRRWRRPRHAVPVT from the coding sequence ATGGGCTGGCTGCAGAAGCAGCCCTGCGCGTCGACGAGATTCGACTTCATCAAGACGACGACACGGGCGTGCTACACCGACGTCTACCCGCTCTATTACGTACGCGGGCTGAGCGACGGGAAGGTCCCCTACTTCGACACGTTCAACGCCGCGGGGTCCGACATCCACCATGTGGAGTACCCGGTGTTGAGCGGCGGCTTCATGCAGATCGCCGCCTTGCTCGTCCGTCCGTTCGGTGTGGACGAGCGTGGGATGGCCTTCTACAACGTCACTGTTTTCCTTCTCGCGCTGCTCGCGGTAGTGGCCGTTCTGGCGACGGCGTACGTGGCCGGTCGGCGATCCCTCAGGGTGGGTCTGATGGTCGCGCTGTCCCCCGCGCTGCTGCTGACCGCGTACATCAACTGGGATCTGCTGGCGGTGGCCCTGTCCGCGTTGTCGCTGGCGGCCTGGTCGGCGCGCCGTCCGGCGCTGGCGGGCGCGATGCTGGGACTCGCGATCGCGGCGAAGTTCTACCCGCTGCTGTTCCTGGGACCGCTCGTCCTGCTGTGCGTCCGGGCGGGGCAGTGGCGCGCCATGGGACGGATGCTCGCCGGCACGGCGGGCGCGTGGCTGTTGGTGAACCTGCCCGTCATGCTCTTCGCGTGGGACGGCTGGAAGGAGTTCTACACCTTCAGCCAGAAACGCGGCATCGACTGGGGATCCATCTTCTTCTTCCTCCAGGACCACGGGATGACGGGCCTGGACGACACGGACCGCCTGAACATGCTCGGTACGGGGACGTTCCTGGTCCTCGCGGCGGGGATCGCCGTTCTGACGCTGACCGCACCGAGACGTCCGCGGCTGCCGCAGCTGCTGTTCTTGGTGATTGTCGCGTTCATGCTTCCGAACAAGGTCTGGTCGCCGCAGTACGTCCTGTGGCTGCTGCCGTTGGCGGTGTTGGCCCGTCCTAAGCTGCCCGCCTTCCTCCTATGGCAACTCGGCGAGATCGTGTACTTCTTCGGCATCTGGTGGTACCTGCTGTCGGTGTCCAGTCAGACGCCAGGGGCCGGCCTGGGCGACACCCTTTCCGCGGTGCTGAGCCTTGACGCACCGGATGGCGGGATCAGTCACGACGTCTATGGAGTCGCGCTTCTGGCACGGTTCTCGACCGTCCTGCTGCTGGCGATGCTGGTGGTGTGGGACATTCTGCGTCCGTCCAGTGACCTCGTCCGTAGCGACGGTGTGGACGACCCTGCCGGTGGCGTTCTGGAGGACGCGGACGACGTGTTCTCGTTGCGTCGCTGGCGCAGACCCCGTCACGCGGTGCCCGTCACGTGA
- a CDS encoding single-stranded DNA-binding protein has product MAGDTVITIVGNLVEDPNLRFTPSGQAVASFRIASTPRTFDRQSGEWKDGEALFLTCSVWRQAAENVAESLQRGMRVIVQGRLKQRSYETREGEKRTVYEIDVEEVGPSLRSATAKVNKTQRQGGGGGGGFGGGGGGGQGGGGFGGGGGQQGGGGGFGGGQQGGGGAPADDPWATGGGGGGGGGFSDDPPF; this is encoded by the coding sequence ATGGCAGGCGACACCGTAATCACGATCGTCGGGAACCTCGTCGAGGACCCGAATCTGCGCTTCACCCCGAGCGGCCAGGCGGTCGCGTCGTTCCGCATCGCCTCGACGCCACGGACCTTCGACCGTCAGTCGGGCGAATGGAAGGACGGCGAGGCGCTGTTCCTGACCTGCAGCGTCTGGCGGCAGGCCGCCGAGAACGTCGCCGAGAGCCTGCAGCGCGGCATGCGGGTGATCGTGCAGGGACGGCTCAAGCAGCGCTCGTACGAGACCCGCGAGGGCGAGAAGCGCACCGTCTATGAGATCGATGTCGAAGAGGTCGGCCCGTCGCTGCGCAGCGCCACCGCGAAGGTCAACAAGACCCAGCGGCAGGGCGGCGGCGGTGGCGGCGGCTTCGGAGGCGGCGGTGGCGGCGGCCAGGGCGGCGGCGGCTTCGGCGGTGGCGGCGGCCAGCAAGGCGGCGGTGGCGGCTTCGGCGGCGGCCAGCAGGGCGGCGGCGGAGCCCCCGCCGACGACCCCTGGGCCACCGGCGGCGGTGGCGGCGGTGGCGGCGGATTCTCCGACGACCCGCCGTTCTAA
- a CDS encoding peptidoglycan recognition family protein, with protein MLIAQSGDGAADGERDGSPMTRDPGREGPPMTRRSLIGGVIGAGLLAIGPTADGGAMADDLPGDDLPADALDVRFTADAPRVHTRADWKAKPPRRPATVLDRPPDRIIVHHTDTVNSDDRSITHAYALSRYIQDFHMGKRNWDDAGQQLTISRGGIVMEGRNRTLKAIKAGRLVVGAQVLHHNEHTIGIENEGSYMQKEVPELLWDSLVEVCVWLCRAYDLEPSDAIVGHRDYNRTACPGDVLYARLPELRRSVAERLTDPPKNAQVKPEPDIDDGLPLLSQLDDLG; from the coding sequence GTGTTGATCGCGCAATCGGGGGACGGCGCGGCCGACGGGGAACGCGACGGCTCGCCGATGACGCGCGACCCGGGCCGGGAAGGCCCGCCCATGACGCGCCGCTCGCTCATCGGCGGGGTGATAGGCGCCGGTCTGCTGGCCATCGGCCCGACGGCCGACGGCGGAGCCATGGCGGACGATCTGCCCGGAGACGATCTGCCCGCGGACGCCCTGGACGTCCGTTTCACGGCGGACGCCCCCCGCGTCCACACCCGTGCCGACTGGAAGGCCAAGCCGCCGAGGCGGCCCGCGACCGTCCTCGACAGGCCGCCGGACCGGATCATCGTCCATCACACGGACACGGTGAACTCCGACGACCGGTCGATCACGCACGCGTACGCCCTGTCCCGGTACATCCAGGACTTCCACATGGGCAAGCGGAACTGGGACGACGCCGGGCAGCAGCTGACGATCAGCCGCGGCGGCATCGTGATGGAGGGGCGCAACCGGACGCTGAAGGCCATCAAGGCCGGGAGGCTCGTGGTGGGCGCGCAGGTGCTGCATCACAACGAGCACACGATCGGGATCGAGAACGAGGGCTCCTACATGCAGAAGGAGGTCCCCGAGCTCCTGTGGGACTCGCTGGTGGAGGTGTGCGTGTGGCTCTGCCGGGCCTACGACCTGGAGCCGTCCGATGCCATCGTGGGGCACCGCGACTACAACAGGACCGCGTGCCCGGGCGACGTGCTGTACGCGCGGCTGCCCGAACTGCGCCGGTCGGTCGCCGAGCGTCTGACGGATCCGCCCAAGAACGCGCAGGTCAAGCCAGAACCCGACATCGATGATGGCCTGCCGCTCCTCTCCCAGTTGGACGACCTCGGCTAA
- the dnaB gene encoding replicative DNA helicase, protein MSVTDLGPQEHEFERTPPNDITAEQGVLGGMLLSADAIAEVVELLRAGDFYRPAHQIIYDTILDLYGRGDPADAVTIAGELTKNGEIGRIGGAPYLHTLISLVPTAANAGYYAKIVHERSVLRKLVETGTRIVQMGYAADGADADEVLDRAQAEVFAIAEKRAGEDYVPLSEIMPGALDEIEAIGSRGGQMVGCPTGFADLDALTNGLHPGQMVVVAARPAMGKATALGTPLPTPAGWTTMGEVKVGDHLIGADGRPTRVVAATEVMYGRPCYEVEFSDGEVIVADAQHQWRTTTRASRRRRSERGTGCHRPGETMGDVRWAAAGTGPASLLSRRGTPVEAGTIPPKTARRGEVVTTVSQKPPRHDGASLDRGSFPSALRGGGFATTGQYRPIKTTEEIAATLRCGDGRPNHAVDVAAPFRLPPADLLIDPYVLGAWLGGGDGRSETITCPDEEVLAQVEAAGQPVTRDGVSGRFVLSGLTAKLQELGLRQNAHIPVRYLRASEHQRRALLAGLLDTEGHVSRAGRVRLAFVSERLAEDVHELILSLGNRATLTTGPDQGRSAETPPVYRIDFTPTGPVFRLPRKAALQRGTVHPSAKVRHIVDVRPVESVPVRCVQVDNDDHMYLAGRSCVPTHNSTLALDFARAASIKHGLTSAFFSLEMGRNEITMRLLSAEARVALHAMRSGTMQDEDWTRLARRMSEVAEAPLFIDDSPNMSMMEIRAKCRRLKQQHDLRLVIIDYLQLMTSGKRVESRQVEVSEFSRSLKLLAKELGVPVIALSQLNRGPEQRTDKKPMVSDLRESGSIEQDADMVILLHREDAYEKESPRAGEADLIVAKHRNGPTATVTVAFQGHYSRFVDMAQ, encoded by the coding sequence GTGAGCGTGACCGATCTCGGACCGCAAGAGCACGAGTTCGAACGCACCCCGCCCAACGACATCACCGCCGAACAGGGCGTCCTCGGGGGCATGCTGCTCTCCGCGGACGCCATCGCCGAGGTCGTGGAACTCCTGCGCGCCGGTGACTTCTACCGTCCCGCGCACCAGATCATCTACGACACCATCCTCGACCTCTACGGCCGCGGCGACCCCGCCGACGCGGTCACCATCGCCGGTGAGCTCACCAAGAACGGCGAGATCGGGCGCATCGGCGGTGCCCCCTACCTGCACACCCTGATCTCCCTGGTGCCGACGGCCGCCAACGCCGGCTACTACGCCAAGATCGTCCACGAGCGATCGGTGCTCCGCAAGCTCGTCGAGACCGGCACCCGCATCGTCCAGATGGGCTACGCCGCCGACGGCGCCGACGCCGACGAGGTGCTCGACCGCGCGCAGGCCGAGGTCTTCGCCATCGCCGAGAAGCGCGCGGGGGAGGACTACGTCCCGCTGAGCGAGATCATGCCCGGGGCGCTCGACGAGATCGAGGCGATCGGCAGCCGCGGTGGCCAGATGGTCGGCTGCCCCACCGGCTTCGCCGACCTCGACGCGCTCACCAACGGGCTCCACCCCGGCCAGATGGTGGTGGTCGCGGCGCGTCCCGCCATGGGGAAGGCGACGGCGCTCGGCACGCCGCTGCCGACCCCCGCGGGCTGGACGACGATGGGCGAGGTCAAGGTCGGTGACCACCTGATCGGGGCCGACGGCAGGCCGACCCGCGTCGTCGCCGCGACCGAGGTGATGTACGGGCGGCCCTGCTACGAGGTGGAGTTCTCCGACGGCGAGGTGATCGTCGCCGACGCGCAGCACCAGTGGCGCACCACGACCCGTGCGAGCCGACGCCGGCGGAGCGAGCGCGGCACGGGCTGCCACCGGCCCGGCGAGACGATGGGCGACGTCCGATGGGCGGCGGCGGGCACCGGGCCCGCGAGCCTCCTCAGCAGGCGGGGGACGCCGGTCGAAGCCGGGACGATCCCCCCGAAGACGGCCCGCCGAGGAGAGGTCGTCACGACCGTCTCGCAGAAGCCGCCCCGCCATGACGGCGCAAGCCTCGACCGAGGATCCTTCCCCAGCGCGCTCCGCGGCGGGGGCTTCGCGACCACCGGGCAGTACAGGCCCATCAAGACCACCGAGGAGATCGCGGCGACGCTGCGCTGCGGGGACGGCCGTCCCAACCACGCCGTAGACGTGGCCGCGCCGTTCCGGCTCCCTCCCGCGGACCTGCTCATCGATCCCTACGTCCTGGGGGCATGGCTTGGCGGCGGAGACGGCCGGTCTGAAACGATCACCTGTCCCGACGAGGAGGTCCTGGCCCAGGTCGAGGCGGCCGGGCAGCCGGTCACGCGCGACGGGGTCTCCGGGCGATTCGTCCTCAGCGGCCTTACGGCGAAGCTCCAGGAGCTGGGACTGCGGCAGAACGCCCACATTCCTGTCCGCTACCTGCGCGCGTCGGAGCACCAGAGGCGGGCGCTGCTCGCCGGGCTGCTCGACACCGAGGGGCACGTCTCACGGGCCGGGCGGGTGCGTCTCGCGTTCGTCAGCGAGCGGCTTGCCGAAGACGTCCATGAGCTCATCCTGAGCCTTGGTAACCGCGCGACCTTGACGACCGGGCCGGACCAGGGCCGCTCCGCGGAGACACCGCCGGTGTACCGGATCGACTTCACACCGACCGGGCCGGTGTTCCGGCTGCCGCGCAAGGCGGCGCTCCAGCGCGGGACCGTCCACCCGAGCGCGAAGGTCCGTCACATCGTCGACGTCCGGCCGGTGGAGAGCGTCCCCGTCCGGTGCGTCCAGGTCGACAACGACGACCACATGTACCTGGCCGGGCGCTCGTGCGTCCCCACCCACAACTCGACGCTCGCGCTCGACTTCGCCCGCGCCGCGTCGATCAAGCATGGGCTGACCTCGGCGTTCTTCAGCCTGGAGATGGGCCGCAACGAGATCACGATGCGGCTGCTGTCCGCCGAGGCGCGGGTGGCGCTGCACGCGATGCGGTCCGGCACCATGCAGGACGAGGACTGGACGCGCCTGGCGCGGCGGATGAGCGAGGTCGCCGAGGCGCCGCTGTTCATCGACGACTCCCCCAACATGTCGATGATGGAGATCCGCGCCAAGTGCCGCCGCCTCAAACAGCAGCACGACCTGCGCCTGGTCATCATCGATTACCTCCAGCTCATGACCTCGGGCAAGCGGGTGGAGAGCCGGCAGGTCGAGGTCTCGGAGTTCTCCCGCTCGCTGAAGCTCCTCGCGAAGGAGCTGGGCGTCCCGGTGATCGCGCTCTCGCAGCTCAACCGTGGTCCCGAGCAGCGCACCGACAAGAAACCCATGGTGTCGGACCTGCGCGAGTCGGGCAGCATCGAGCAGGACGCGGACATGGTCATCCTGCTGCACCGCGAGGACGCCTACGAGAAGGAGTCGCCGCGCGCGGGGGAGGCCGACCTGATCGTCGCCAAGCACCGCAACGGCCCGACCGCGACGGTGACGGTCGCCTTCCAGGGCCACTACAGCCGATTCGTCGACATGGCCCAATAG
- a CDS encoding DUF4190 domain-containing protein, which yields MAQPPYDPYGGYGSDPYGQYQQQPSVQHHYYGGGPPVVPRNNGMAVASMVLGIIGVLTCGGVVFSVGAIIFGHVAQGQIRRSGEGGGGMATAGLILGYIFAVIGLLYWIVIVGIYGAAIWSINNDPSTSTY from the coding sequence ATGGCACAACCCCCCTACGACCCGTACGGCGGCTACGGGTCGGACCCCTACGGCCAGTACCAGCAGCAACCGTCCGTGCAGCACCACTACTACGGCGGCGGGCCGCCGGTCGTCCCGCGTAACAACGGTATGGCCGTGGCGTCCATGGTGCTCGGCATCATCGGTGTCCTGACCTGCGGCGGAGTCGTCTTCTCCGTCGGCGCCATCATCTTCGGGCACGTCGCGCAGGGGCAGATCAGGCGCTCCGGGGAAGGCGGCGGCGGCATGGCCACGGCCGGGCTGATCCTGGGCTACATCTTCGCCGTGATCGGACTGCTCTACTGGATCGTCATCGTGGGGATCTACGGGGCGGCGATCTGGAGCATCAACAACGATCCGTCGACGTCCACGTACTGA
- the rplI gene encoding 50S ribosomal protein L9, whose product MKLILTQQVSGLGEPGDVIEVRDGYGRNYLVPRGFAIKWTRGAEKEIDSIKKARSAREIATVEHAKEVAGQLKALRVTLRTRTGSNGRLFGAVTAADIAEAVRAADGPDLDRRRIEIGNPIKTVGTHRVSVRLHSDVNATIDVNVIEA is encoded by the coding sequence ATGAAGCTCATCCTGACCCAGCAGGTCTCCGGACTCGGCGAGCCCGGTGACGTCATCGAGGTCCGCGACGGCTACGGCCGCAACTACCTCGTCCCCCGCGGTTTCGCGATCAAGTGGACCCGGGGCGCCGAGAAGGAGATCGACTCGATCAAGAAGGCGCGTTCGGCCCGCGAGATCGCGACCGTCGAGCACGCCAAGGAGGTCGCCGGCCAGCTGAAGGCGCTGCGGGTGACGCTGCGCACCCGGACCGGCAGCAACGGCCGCCTGTTCGGCGCGGTGACCGCCGCCGACATCGCCGAGGCGGTCAGGGCCGCGGACGGCCCCGACCTGGACCGCCGCCGCATCGAGATCGGCAACCCGATCAAGACGGTCGGCACCCACCGGGTCAGTGTCCGCCTGCACTCCGACGTCAACGCCACGATCGACGTCAACGTCATCGAGGCCTGA
- a CDS encoding barstar family protein, whose translation MDAEQALDDLLAGRVNPGVYQWTTRPAPDADSGTSWRERAERAGWRGFHLDGHHVRDKEAFLRLCAEVFDFPEWFGGNWDALADCLADLSWTSARHSRVVLYESWPELAEAEPESFRTVLDVFADAVEVWRDTPTPMTVILSSVGVEAEGVPRIA comes from the coding sequence GTGGACGCGGAACAGGCACTGGACGACCTGCTCGCGGGGCGGGTGAATCCGGGCGTCTACCAGTGGACGACCCGTCCGGCGCCCGACGCGGACAGTGGCACGAGCTGGAGGGAACGGGCCGAGCGTGCAGGCTGGCGCGGGTTCCACCTCGATGGGCACCACGTCCGCGACAAGGAAGCGTTCCTGCGTCTCTGCGCGGAGGTCTTCGACTTCCCCGAGTGGTTCGGTGGCAACTGGGACGCCCTGGCGGACTGCCTTGCAGACCTCTCGTGGACGTCCGCGCGTCATAGTCGTGTCGTGCTGTACGAGTCGTGGCCCGAACTGGCCGAGGCAGAACCGGAGTCGTTCCGGACGGTCCTGGACGTCTTCGCAGATGCGGTGGAGGTGTGGCGGGACACCCCCACCCCCATGACGGTCATCCTGTCGAGCGTTGGAGTGGAGGCGGAGGGCGTCCCCCGGATCGCCTGA
- a CDS encoding MATE family efflux transporter produces the protein MLGSPLRRANVHDREILRLALPAFGALVAEPLFLLSDSAIVGHLGTAQLGGLGVAGQALTTLVYLCVFLAYGTTAGVARQVGAGDLRGAVRQGIDGMWLALAIGAVLIAAGWPLIPSIVEAFGASPAATPYAETYLRVSLFGIPPMLLVLAGTGVLRGLQDTRTPLLVSIGGFSANLLLNAVFVLVLDWGIAGSAWGTVLAQTASAAVYTVVVLRAAHRHGAPVRPDRRGLRTAATAGIGLLVRTAALRIVLITGTSIAARMGDAEIAAYQVGFQVWTLLAFALDAIAIAGQAITGRYLGASDVTGTRAVTRRMVGWGVACGVVFGLLILAARPWLPALFTPDADVRHLLLASLILVAVQQPVAGVVFVLDGILIGAGDGTYLALTTLIATAVFLPAALMLYHLDAGLIGLWGAIGLWMATRMVTLGLRARGDRWMVTGSR, from the coding sequence ATGCTCGGCTCACCCCTGCGGCGCGCGAACGTCCACGACCGCGAGATCCTGCGGCTCGCCCTCCCGGCGTTCGGCGCCCTCGTCGCCGAGCCGCTGTTCCTGCTGTCCGACTCGGCGATCGTCGGCCATCTCGGCACCGCGCAGCTGGGCGGACTGGGCGTCGCCGGCCAGGCGCTGACCACCCTCGTCTACCTGTGCGTGTTCCTGGCATACGGGACGACCGCCGGGGTCGCCCGGCAGGTCGGCGCCGGGGACCTGCGAGGGGCCGTCCGGCAGGGCATCGACGGGATGTGGCTCGCGCTGGCCATCGGCGCCGTCCTGATCGCCGCCGGATGGCCGCTGATCCCGTCGATCGTGGAGGCGTTCGGCGCGTCGCCGGCCGCGACCCCCTACGCCGAGACCTACCTGCGGGTGAGCCTGTTCGGGATCCCGCCGATGCTGCTCGTCCTCGCCGGGACGGGAGTCCTGCGCGGCCTCCAGGACACCCGGACGCCACTGCTCGTCTCCATCGGCGGCTTCTCTGCCAACCTGCTGCTCAACGCGGTGTTCGTGCTGGTCCTGGACTGGGGGATCGCCGGCTCGGCCTGGGGCACCGTGCTCGCCCAGACCGCGAGCGCGGCCGTGTACACGGTGGTGGTGCTCCGTGCCGCGCACCGCCACGGCGCCCCCGTCCGGCCCGACCGCCGGGGCCTGCGGACGGCGGCGACGGCCGGCATCGGGCTGCTCGTCCGGACGGCGGCGCTGCGGATCGTCCTCATCACGGGCACATCGATCGCGGCCCGCATGGGGGACGCCGAGATCGCCGCCTACCAGGTCGGCTTCCAGGTGTGGACGCTGCTGGCCTTCGCGCTCGACGCCATCGCCATCGCCGGCCAGGCGATCACCGGCCGGTACCTCGGCGCCTCCGACGTCACGGGCACCCGCGCGGTGACCCGGCGCATGGTCGGCTGGGGCGTGGCCTGCGGCGTCGTGTTCGGGCTGCTGATCCTCGCGGCGCGTCCCTGGCTGCCCGCCCTGTTCACCCCGGACGCGGACGTGCGCCACCTGCTGCTCGCCTCGCTGATCCTGGTCGCGGTCCAGCAACCCGTCGCGGGAGTGGTGTTCGTCCTGGACGGGATCCTGATCGGCGCGGGGGACGGCACCTACCTCGCGCTGACGACCCTGATCGCGACGGCCGTCTTCCTGCCCGCGGCCCTCATGCTGTACCACCTGGACGCCGGTCTCATCGGGCTCTGGGGCGCCATCGGCCTCTGGATGGCGACCCGGATGGTCACCCTCGGCCTGCGCGCCCGCGGCGACCGCTGGATGGTGACCGGCTCCCGCTAG
- a CDS encoding deoxyribonuclease IV, which translates to MRIGAHVDQTNPLDNARAIGADVVQFFLGDPQGWKKPVLPEGVEALDGSGVDVYVHAPYTVNVATSNNRIRIPSRKNLTQQLEAAASIGAKGLIVHGGHVLKDDDPETGFENWRKVFERIECPIPVLIENTAGGGNAMARKFDRIARLWEVLSGLDGLDSKLGFCLDTCHAHAAGEELIDAVDRIKAITGRIDLVHCNDSRDTFGSGADRHANLGAGRIDTDLILGVVRAAGAPVVVETPGPGQADDIAWLRSNLDA; encoded by the coding sequence ATGCGCATCGGAGCCCACGTCGACCAGACCAACCCGCTCGACAACGCGCGCGCCATCGGCGCGGACGTCGTCCAGTTCTTCCTGGGCGACCCGCAGGGCTGGAAGAAGCCCGTCCTGCCCGAGGGCGTCGAGGCGCTGGACGGGTCCGGCGTCGACGTGTACGTCCACGCGCCCTACACGGTGAACGTGGCGACGTCCAACAACCGGATCCGCATCCCGAGCCGGAAGAACCTCACCCAGCAACTGGAGGCGGCGGCCTCGATCGGCGCGAAGGGGCTGATCGTGCACGGCGGGCACGTGCTGAAGGACGACGATCCCGAGACGGGTTTCGAGAACTGGCGCAAGGTGTTCGAGAGGATCGAGTGCCCGATCCCGGTCCTCATCGAGAACACCGCGGGCGGCGGCAACGCGATGGCGCGTAAGTTCGACCGGATCGCCCGGCTGTGGGAGGTCCTGTCGGGCCTGGACGGGCTCGACTCCAAGCTCGGCTTCTGCCTCGACACCTGCCACGCGCACGCGGCCGGCGAGGAGCTCATCGACGCGGTCGACCGGATCAAGGCGATCACCGGACGCATCGACCTCGTCCACTGCAACGACAGCCGCGACACGTTCGGGTCGGGCGCTGACCGGCACGCCAACCTCGGCGCGGGCCGGATCGACACCGACCTGATCCTCGGTGTCGTGCGCGCCGCCGGGGCGCCCGTGGTCGTGGAGACGCCCGGCCCCGGGCAGGCCGACGACATCGCCTGGTTGCGTTCCAACCTCGACGCCTGA